A genome region from Deltaproteobacteria bacterium includes the following:
- a CDS encoding FtsQ-type POTRA domain-containing protein, which produces MRRRKGNRFRRKKTLAQRMAPLLRYARVLGLAASVAASAAALHALYVKLLHSPYLAVDEITVVGAGRLDDAEVLRYCGLGVGENILALDAAAAAEALESHPWIARAVVRKRLPSSVIVEIEERKPVAVVRLDDLYVMDADGVVFKRAEPGDGLDLPVVTGLGALARRGGDGVGSDPGLETELIDLLDLLRRRKGFNADAVSEIHVDPVYGFTIFTLDDGVRIELGRGGHGRKLGLLDRVAAARARGLEGLEHIYLNARRGVVLRPVTPGTQGQA; this is translated from the coding sequence ATGAGGAGAAGGAAAGGCAACAGGTTCAGGAGAAAGAAGACGCTTGCGCAGCGTATGGCGCCGCTTCTCCGCTACGCCAGGGTCCTGGGGCTCGCCGCATCCGTCGCCGCCTCGGCGGCGGCCCTCCACGCCCTCTACGTGAAGCTCCTCCACAGCCCCTATCTCGCCGTGGACGAGATAACGGTAGTGGGCGCCGGGCGGCTCGACGACGCCGAGGTGCTCCGCTACTGCGGACTGGGCGTGGGGGAGAACATCCTCGCCCTCGACGCCGCGGCGGCGGCAGAGGCCCTGGAGAGCCACCCCTGGATAGCGCGGGCGGTGGTGAGAAAACGGCTTCCGTCGAGCGTAATCGTGGAGATCGAGGAGAGAAAGCCCGTCGCAGTGGTCAGGCTCGACGACCTCTATGTCATGGACGCCGACGGCGTAGTCTTCAAGAGGGCCGAGCCCGGAGACGGACTCGACCTGCCCGTTGTGACCGGTCTCGGCGCCCTGGCCCGCCGTGGCGGCGACGGCGTGGGAAGCGACCCGGGGCTCGAGACCGAGCTCATCGACCTTCTCGACCTGCTGCGCCGCAGGAAGGGCTTCAACGCCGACGCCGTCTCGGAGATCCACGTGGACCCGGTCTACGGCTTCACCATATTCACGCTCGATGACGGCGTGCGGATAGAACTCGGCAGGGGCGGCCACGGCCGCAAGCTCGGCCTCCTCGACAGGGTCGCCGCCGCAAGGGCCCGCGGCCTCGAAGGCTTGGAGCACATCTATCTCAACGCCAGGAGGGGAGTCGTCCTCAGGCCGGTGACTCCCGGCACGCAGGGGCAGGCCTGA
- a CDS encoding D-alanine--D-alanine ligase translates to MGGESAEREISLRSGRAVMEALSRRGYRVAAVDADRNTAAKLRRAGAKRAFVALHGGLGEDGSVQGLLEVMAIPYTGSGVRASAVAMDKALAKRILSSYSIETPPFTVVERGGSLSIPRGLKLPLVVKPVAQGSSKGIAVVRSRRGLEGAVKEALRYGPVMIESFVEGRELTAAVLDGEALPVVEIRPSGELFDYESKYVKGKSEYFVPARIGAAAQRAVRRLAVRTYRALGCRGAARVDMILAGDGPTVLEVNTVPGMTETSLLPMAAEEAGMSYDELVERILAGAALEGRAGPKPPYAAS, encoded by the coding sequence ATGGGCGGAGAGTCGGCCGAGCGCGAGATATCGCTTCGCAGCGGCAGGGCCGTCATGGAGGCCCTCTCGAGGCGCGGCTACAGGGTCGCGGCCGTCGACGCCGACAGGAACACGGCCGCCAAGCTGCGCAGGGCCGGCGCGAAGCGGGCCTTCGTGGCCCTCCACGGCGGCCTCGGAGAAGACGGCTCGGTACAGGGGCTGCTCGAGGTCATGGCCATACCCTACACGGGCTCCGGCGTCAGGGCGAGCGCCGTGGCCATGGACAAGGCCCTCGCAAAGCGGATACTCTCGAGCTACTCCATAGAAACGCCGCCCTTCACGGTGGTGGAACGGGGGGGCTCCCTCTCCATACCGCGGGGGCTCAAGCTCCCGCTCGTCGTAAAGCCCGTGGCCCAGGGCTCCTCGAAGGGCATCGCGGTGGTCAGAAGCCGCCGCGGCCTGGAAGGGGCCGTGAAGGAGGCGCTTCGCTACGGCCCCGTCATGATCGAGTCTTTCGTGGAGGGCCGGGAGCTGACGGCGGCGGTGCTCGACGGCGAGGCGCTCCCCGTTGTGGAGATACGTCCCTCGGGAGAGCTCTTCGACTACGAGTCCAAGTACGTGAAGGGCAAAAGCGAGTACTTCGTGCCCGCAAGGATAGGGGCCGCGGCGCAGCGGGCCGTAAGACGCCTCGCCGTCAGGACCTACAGGGCGCTGGGCTGCCGCGGCGCGGCCAGGGTGGACATGATACTCGCAGGCGACGGCCCCACGGTGCTGGAGGTTAATACCGTGCCGGGCATGACCGAGACGAGCCTTCTGCCCATGGCGGCCGAGGAGGCCGGCATGAGCTACGACGAGCTCGTGGAGCGAATCCTGGCCGGCGCGGCCCTCGAGGGCCGCGCCGGACCGAAACCGCCTTACGCAGCGTCATGA
- the murB gene encoding UDP-N-acetylmuramate dehydrogenase, with protein sequence MSKQYPLLFVQRFKGRILFNEPMRNHTSFRIGGPADVMAFPLDEGDLAELLKFARAKKFPVCIIGAGTNVLVRDGGVRGVVVNMMDGFRDMAWSDAPAGERGRTVLVAGSGVKLQEIAAAARERGLTGLEFSAGIPGTIGGAVATNAGAYGSEIKDIVDGVELVRLSGRKIAKEFIPAGELGFSYRSARIPDDAVIVRVHMTLEKGDPERIRERMAAFAERRRSSAPVRHPCAGSIFKNPPGDHAGRLIEEAGLKGTASGGARIWEVHANYIINTGGALARDVLSLMAMARDRVYRNSGVVLEPEIRVIGEDD encoded by the coding sequence GTGAGCAAGCAGTACCCCCTACTCTTCGTACAGCGCTTCAAGGGCAGGATACTCTTCAACGAGCCCATGCGCAACCATACGTCCTTTCGCATAGGCGGTCCGGCCGACGTGATGGCCTTTCCGCTCGACGAGGGGGACCTGGCCGAGCTGCTCAAGTTCGCGCGGGCCAAGAAGTTTCCCGTCTGCATCATAGGCGCCGGCACCAATGTGCTGGTGCGTGACGGCGGGGTGCGCGGCGTGGTGGTCAACATGATGGACGGCTTCAGGGACATGGCGTGGAGCGATGCGCCGGCCGGGGAGCGGGGGAGAACGGTCCTCGTCGCAGGGTCGGGTGTTAAGCTCCAGGAGATCGCCGCCGCGGCCCGCGAGCGCGGGCTTACGGGCCTTGAGTTCTCCGCCGGCATCCCCGGAACCATAGGAGGGGCCGTGGCCACCAACGCAGGGGCCTACGGCTCGGAGATAAAGGACATAGTGGACGGAGTGGAGCTCGTGCGGCTTTCGGGCCGGAAGATAGCCAAGGAGTTCATCCCCGCGGGAGAGCTCGGCTTCTCCTACCGCAGCGCGCGGATACCGGACGACGCCGTCATAGTGCGCGTGCACATGACCCTCGAGAAGGGGGACCCCGAGCGGATAAGGGAGCGCATGGCCGCCTTCGCCGAGCGGCGCAGGTCCTCGGCCCCCGTGCGCCACCCCTGCGCCGGCTCGATCTTCAAGAACCCGCCGGGCGACCATGCCGGCAGGCTCATCGAGGAGGCCGGCCTCAAGGGCACGGCATCGGGCGGGGCCCGCATATGGGAGGTCCACGCAAACTACATCATAAACACCGGCGGCGCGCTGGCAAGGGACGTGCTCTCGCTCATGGCCATGGCGCGGGACCGCGTCTACAGGAACTCGGGCGTCGTGCTCGAGCCCGAGATACGGGTCATAGGCGAGGACGACTGA
- a CDS encoding UDP-N-acetylmuramate--L-alanine ligase, with the protein MYRGRIRNIHFIGIGGVGMSGIAEVLINMGYAVSGSDLAASKTTDRLASLGARIFIGHRAGNVHGAHCVVYSSAVRPSNAEMVEAADLQIPIIPRAEMLAELMRMKYAVAIAGTHGKTTTTSMVGAILGRAGLDPTIVTGGRLNSIGTNARLGGGDYLVAEADESDGSFLKLTPTIAVVTSIDAEHMDHYRDMEEVRRSYLDFMNKVPFYGCAVICLDHPVIQGLIPHVKRRVITYGLTAQADMHGRNVVHEAMSTSFELCVGDECLGRVRLGMPGTYNVYNALAAAAVARELEVDFEDFRTAMEEFAGVERRFQIKGEEGGVMVVDDYGHHPVEIRAVLAAAKSGWSRRVVAVFQPHRFTRTRDLYDDFITAFNDAERLILTEVYPAGEEPIEGVSGRRLYEGVRRHGHKDAAFVERLEEAATLLADTVEPGDMVITLGAGNVWTVGEELLRLLRGRGGAAGAQP; encoded by the coding sequence ATGTACAGGGGACGGATAAGGAACATACACTTCATCGGCATCGGCGGCGTCGGCATGAGCGGCATAGCCGAGGTGCTCATCAACATGGGCTACGCCGTCAGCGGCTCCGACCTTGCGGCCTCGAAGACCACCGACCGGCTCGCCTCACTCGGGGCCCGCATATTCATAGGCCACAGGGCGGGCAACGTCCACGGCGCCCACTGCGTGGTCTACTCCTCGGCCGTGCGTCCGTCCAACGCCGAGATGGTCGAGGCCGCAGACCTCCAGATACCGATAATCCCGCGGGCCGAGATGCTCGCCGAGCTCATGCGCATGAAGTACGCCGTCGCCATAGCGGGAACCCACGGCAAGACGACGACGACCTCCATGGTGGGGGCCATACTGGGACGCGCCGGACTCGACCCCACCATCGTCACCGGAGGAAGACTCAACTCCATAGGCACCAACGCAAGGCTCGGCGGCGGAGACTACCTCGTCGCCGAAGCCGACGAGAGCGACGGCAGCTTCCTCAAGCTCACGCCCACCATAGCCGTGGTGACCAGCATAGACGCCGAGCACATGGACCATTACCGCGACATGGAGGAGGTCAGGCGCTCGTACCTCGACTTCATGAACAAGGTCCCCTTCTACGGGTGCGCCGTCATATGCCTCGATCACCCGGTGATCCAGGGGCTCATCCCCCACGTCAAGCGCCGTGTCATAACCTACGGCCTCACGGCCCAGGCCGACATGCACGGCCGCAACGTGGTGCACGAGGCCATGAGCACGTCCTTCGAACTCTGCGTCGGCGACGAGTGTCTGGGCAGGGTGAGACTCGGGATGCCCGGCACCTACAACGTCTACAACGCCCTCGCCGCGGCGGCCGTGGCGCGCGAGCTCGAGGTGGACTTCGAGGACTTCAGGACCGCTATGGAGGAATTCGCCGGCGTTGAGCGCCGCTTCCAGATAAAGGGCGAAGAAGGCGGCGTCATGGTGGTCGACGACTACGGCCACCACCCCGTGGAGATACGGGCCGTGCTCGCGGCGGCCAAGAGCGGCTGGTCCAGGCGGGTGGTGGCGGTCTTCCAGCCCCACCGCTTCACGCGCACCCGCGACCTCTACGACGACTTCATAACGGCCTTCAACGACGCCGAGCGCCTCATACTCACCGAGGTGTATCCGGCCGGCGAGGAGCCCATCGAGGGGGTCAGCGGCAGAAGACTCTATGAGGGCGTGCGCCGCCACGGCCACAAGGACGCGGCCTTCGTCGAGCGGCTCGAAGAGGCGGCAACCCTGCTGGCCGACACCGTCGAGCCCGGCGACATGGTCATAACGCTCGGGGCCGGAAACGTCTGGACCGTGGGAGAAGAGCTCCTCCGGCTTCTGAGGGGCCGCGGCGGCGCTGCCGGAGCGCAGCCCTGA
- the murG gene encoding undecaprenyldiphospho-muramoylpentapeptide beta-N-acetylglucosaminyltransferase yields the protein MKLLMAGGGTGGHLFPIIALADEFRRRVKGVEIVFVGGRGGLEESVVPRHGYELRLLNVSGLKRKKGLEFVKALARAAGSTARAVALLRKERPHGVIGSGSYSSGPVVLAAAMLGIKTAILEQNAVPGLTNRLLGRFADRIYIAFDEAARSFPRERTRLTGNPVRREVLESMGKRVDVRGERFTLLVFGGSQGATSINAAFLDATEYLTDIWSRLRVVHQTGSEGYEAAAAAYRRKGLKVELHRFIEDMGEAYASADLVVCRAGATSIAEIMALGLPSILVPYPFASDEHQEVNARYLESRGAAVMLRNDELTGSTLAAAIRRFYADPVELRQVRHRVRELARPAASVAIVDDYMKMFMSNGL from the coding sequence GTGAAGCTTCTGATGGCCGGCGGCGGCACGGGCGGCCACCTCTTTCCCATAATAGCCCTCGCCGACGAGTTCCGCAGACGGGTGAAGGGCGTGGAGATAGTCTTTGTCGGAGGCAGGGGGGGGCTCGAGGAATCGGTCGTTCCCCGCCACGGCTACGAGCTCCGTCTGCTCAACGTCTCGGGGCTCAAGAGGAAGAAGGGCCTGGAGTTCGTGAAGGCCCTGGCAAGGGCGGCGGGCTCGACGGCGAGGGCCGTGGCCCTTCTCAGAAAGGAGAGGCCCCACGGCGTCATAGGCAGCGGCTCGTACTCCTCGGGGCCCGTTGTCCTCGCCGCGGCCATGCTCGGCATCAAGACCGCCATACTGGAGCAGAACGCCGTGCCCGGGCTCACCAACAGGCTGCTCGGCAGGTTCGCAGACAGGATATACATAGCCTTCGACGAGGCGGCCCGCTCTTTTCCGCGGGAGAGGACCCGGCTCACCGGCAACCCCGTAAGAAGGGAGGTGCTCGAAAGCATGGGCAAGAGAGTGGATGTCAGAGGAGAGAGGTTCACGCTGCTCGTCTTCGGAGGCAGCCAGGGCGCCACGAGCATAAACGCCGCGTTCCTGGACGCCACCGAGTACCTCACCGATATCTGGAGCAGGCTCCGGGTCGTGCATCAGACGGGAAGCGAAGGCTACGAGGCCGCGGCCGCGGCCTACCGGAGGAAGGGACTGAAGGTCGAGCTCCACCGCTTCATCGAAGACATGGGCGAGGCCTACGCCTCGGCCGATCTCGTGGTATGCCGGGCCGGCGCCACGAGCATCGCCGAGATCATGGCCCTGGGGCTGCCCTCCATCCTCGTCCCCTACCCCTTCGCCTCGGACGAGCACCAGGAGGTCAACGCCCGCTATCTGGAGAGCAGGGGCGCGGCCGTCATGCTCCGAAACGACGAGCTCACGGGCAGCACCCTCGCCGCGGCCATCAGGCGCTTCTACGCCGACCCCGTGGAGCTGAGGCAGGTGCGCCACAGGGTGAGGGAGCTCGCCAGGCCGGCAGCGTCGGTGGCCATCGTGGACGACTACATGAAGATGTTCATGAGCAACGGTCTCTGA
- the ftsW gene encoding putative lipid II flippase FtsW: MTTRGTIAAAVADDADRWVTVSAVLLVGIGIVMVYSSSYVMAMERLGDEYHFFKRHVFFAIIGFGLFAAASRLPYTIYRRAAYPLLIAAAAALMLIFAPGLGSEVGGARRWVRIGPVGFQPSEFAKLAVIIFLAYSLSRRAGRIGSFAFGFLPNVLIPGAVIALILAEPDLGTAVSLGGLVVLMNFVAGARLKHLAGLVAVAAPVLFIVVTRYEYMMRRILIFLDPWKDPTGAGFQTVQSLVAFASGGLGGVGLGEGMQKLFYLPEAHTDFILSVVGEEFGLIGVSAIMVLYIIFLVGGTTIAMRARDLFGSYLALGLTFMVVLQAMVNMAVVLAMLPPKGLPLPFVSYGGTSLITNLAAAGMLLNIHVRGNRA; the protein is encoded by the coding sequence ATGACCACGAGGGGGACGATAGCGGCCGCCGTGGCCGACGACGCCGACCGGTGGGTGACCGTATCCGCCGTGCTGCTCGTGGGGATCGGGATCGTGATGGTCTACTCGTCCAGCTACGTCATGGCCATGGAGCGCCTCGGCGACGAGTACCATTTCTTCAAGCGCCATGTATTCTTCGCCATCATCGGCTTCGGCCTCTTCGCAGCGGCGAGCCGGCTGCCCTACACCATATACCGTCGCGCGGCCTATCCCCTTCTCATTGCGGCGGCGGCGGCGCTCATGCTCATATTCGCGCCGGGCCTGGGCAGCGAGGTCGGCGGCGCGAGAAGGTGGGTAAGGATCGGCCCCGTGGGGTTTCAGCCCTCGGAGTTCGCGAAGCTGGCGGTCATAATCTTCCTGGCCTACTCGCTTTCACGCAGGGCCGGGCGCATAGGGAGCTTCGCCTTCGGCTTTCTGCCCAACGTGCTCATACCGGGGGCGGTCATCGCCCTGATCCTGGCCGAGCCGGACCTGGGCACGGCCGTATCGCTGGGGGGGCTGGTGGTGCTCATGAACTTCGTGGCCGGGGCCAGGCTCAAGCACCTGGCGGGACTGGTGGCCGTAGCGGCGCCGGTGCTCTTCATCGTAGTGACGCGCTACGAGTACATGATGCGCAGGATACTCATATTCCTCGACCCATGGAAGGACCCTACGGGCGCGGGATTCCAGACGGTCCAGTCGCTCGTGGCCTTCGCCTCCGGCGGACTCGGCGGCGTGGGGCTCGGCGAGGGGATGCAGAAACTCTTCTACCTCCCGGAGGCCCATACGGACTTCATACTCTCGGTGGTGGGCGAGGAGTTCGGCCTCATCGGAGTGAGCGCGATCATGGTCCTTTACATCATCTTTCTCGTCGGCGGGACGACCATAGCCATGAGGGCCAGGGACCTCTTCGGCTCCTATCTGGCGCTGGGGCTGACCTTCATGGTGGTCCTGCAGGCGATGGTGAACATGGCGGTCGTGCTCGCCATGCTGCCGCCCAAGGGGTTGCCGCTGCCCTTCGTGAGTTATGGAGGGACCTCGCTGATAACGAACCTGGCCGCGGCCGGCATGCTGCTCAACATACACGTCAGGGGGAACAGGGCGTGA
- the murD gene encoding UDP-N-acetylmuramoyl-L-alanine--D-glutamate ligase produces MEAVGLKRPGGAQELCGRRVVVVGLGRSGLAAARFLRAVGAEVTVTDRAPRGTLAGADELEALGVRVEAGGHGGGTVAGAELVVTSPGVARDAGVLDEARRAGAEVIGELELAWRCIDEPVAAVAGTNGKSTTTALLGAMLEAAGMKVFVGGNIGTPLIEYAASGEKADICVVEVSSFQLETVSSFRPRVAVLLNITEDHLDRYEDFDDYARTKMRLFENQGPGDFAVVNRADPVVMGLVGRMRPASRLIGFGGRPGADGVVIEGGRVVFRLDGREESMDMSRFGLAGAHNRENLAAAFAAAMALGAAARSAERAAAAFRGLPHRMELVGEFGGVRYYDDSKATNVGAVVKTLEGIDGPVVLIAGGRNKGGDFSPLREAVKGRVKLTVLIGEARCELEAALSGAVPTRLAGGMAEAVAAAREAACAGDTVLLSPACASFDMYRGFEERGEHFKEVVEASAAEAGRS; encoded by the coding sequence ATGGAGGCCGTGGGGTTGAAGAGACCGGGGGGAGCGCAGGAGCTTTGCGGCAGGCGGGTGGTCGTCGTGGGACTGGGACGCAGCGGACTGGCCGCGGCCCGCTTCCTGCGCGCCGTTGGCGCCGAGGTGACGGTCACCGACAGGGCGCCGCGCGGAACTCTTGCCGGGGCCGACGAGCTCGAGGCCCTGGGCGTGAGGGTCGAGGCCGGGGGGCACGGCGGCGGAACCGTCGCCGGAGCCGAGCTCGTGGTGACGAGCCCCGGTGTTGCGCGAGATGCCGGGGTGCTCGACGAGGCGCGCCGCGCGGGCGCCGAGGTGATAGGCGAGCTCGAGCTCGCCTGGCGCTGCATCGACGAGCCCGTCGCCGCCGTTGCCGGAACCAACGGCAAGTCCACCACCACGGCGCTGCTCGGCGCCATGCTCGAGGCGGCGGGCATGAAGGTCTTCGTGGGCGGCAACATCGGAACACCGCTCATCGAGTACGCCGCGTCGGGGGAGAAGGCCGACATATGCGTTGTCGAGGTGAGCAGCTTCCAGCTCGAGACCGTAAGCAGCTTCAGGCCCCGCGTTGCCGTGCTGCTCAACATAACCGAAGACCACCTCGACCGCTACGAGGACTTCGACGACTACGCCCGCACCAAGATGAGGCTCTTCGAGAACCAGGGGCCCGGCGACTTCGCCGTGGTCAACAGGGCCGATCCCGTGGTGATGGGGCTCGTCGGACGGATGAGGCCCGCCTCGCGGCTCATAGGCTTCGGAGGCCGGCCCGGCGCGGACGGTGTCGTCATCGAGGGCGGCAGGGTGGTCTTCCGCCTCGACGGCCGCGAGGAGTCCATGGACATGAGCCGCTTCGGACTCGCCGGCGCCCACAACAGGGAGAACCTCGCGGCCGCCTTCGCCGCCGCCATGGCGCTCGGCGCGGCGGCCCGCTCCGCCGAGCGCGCCGCCGCGGCCTTCAGGGGCCTGCCCCACAGGATGGAGCTCGTGGGCGAGTTCGGCGGCGTGCGCTACTACGACGACTCCAAGGCCACCAACGTGGGAGCGGTGGTGAAGACGCTCGAAGGTATCGACGGTCCCGTCGTCCTCATAGCCGGAGGCAGGAACAAGGGCGGCGACTTCTCGCCCCTGAGGGAGGCCGTGAAGGGACGGGTGAAGCTGACCGTGCTCATCGGCGAGGCCCGCTGCGAGCTCGAAGCGGCGCTCTCAGGCGCCGTGCCCACGCGCCTTGCGGGGGGGATGGCCGAGGCCGTGGCCGCGGCGAGAGAGGCCGCCTGCGCGGGCGATACGGTGCTTCTGAGCCCGGCCTGCGCGAGCTTCGACATGTATCGCGGCTTCGAGGAGCGGGGCGAACACTTCAAAGAGGTGGTGGAGGCCTCCGCGGCGGAGGCCGGAAGGAGCTGA
- a CDS encoding phospho-N-acetylmuramoyl-pentapeptide-transferase codes for MLYHFLYPLAKYHTVFNVFQYITFRTIYAMLTSLVLSFIIGPYLIRKLKSLQVGEVIREDGPARHFSKAGTPTMGGAIILLVLLVSVLLCGNFGNEYLWIVLFVTIGFGGIGFVDDYKKVVERDPGGLRPLAKFTAQVAVAGAAAVLLYMGGMNTAVSIPFFKGVSIEMGVLYVPFAMLVIVGTSNAVNLTDGLDGLAIGPMTIAAATYMLFAYLSGHVKIANYLQITHVPYAGELTVFAGAMVGASLGFLWFNTYPAQVFMGDIGALSLGGGLGTLALLTKQEILLVVVGGIFVVEALSVIFQVASYKLSGRRVFAMAPIHHHFELKGWAEPKIIVRFWIIAIILSLIAISTLKLR; via the coding sequence ATGTTATATCACTTTTTATATCCGCTGGCCAAGTATCACACGGTCTTCAACGTATTTCAGTACATTACGTTCAGGACCATTTACGCCATGCTCACCTCTCTGGTGTTGAGTTTCATAATAGGTCCTTATCTGATAAGGAAGCTCAAGAGCCTGCAGGTTGGCGAGGTCATCCGCGAGGACGGGCCGGCCCGTCATTTCAGCAAGGCCGGCACGCCCACCATGGGTGGGGCCATAATCCTGCTCGTGCTGCTCGTATCGGTGCTCCTTTGCGGCAATTTCGGCAACGAGTACCTCTGGATCGTGCTCTTCGTCACCATAGGGTTCGGCGGCATAGGTTTCGTGGACGACTACAAGAAGGTCGTGGAAAGGGACCCCGGGGGGCTTCGTCCCCTCGCCAAGTTCACGGCCCAGGTGGCGGTGGCCGGAGCGGCCGCCGTGCTCCTGTACATGGGGGGGATGAACACGGCCGTGAGCATACCCTTTTTCAAGGGCGTGAGCATAGAGATGGGCGTGCTGTACGTACCGTTCGCCATGCTCGTCATCGTGGGGACGTCCAACGCCGTGAACCTCACCGACGGGCTCGACGGGCTCGCCATAGGTCCCATGACCATAGCGGCCGCGACGTACATGCTCTTCGCCTATCTGAGCGGTCACGTGAAGATCGCCAACTACCTCCAGATAACGCACGTGCCCTACGCCGGGGAGCTTACGGTCTTCGCCGGGGCCATGGTGGGCGCGAGTCTGGGCTTTCTGTGGTTCAACACCTACCCGGCCCAGGTCTTCATGGGGGACATCGGGGCGCTCTCGCTGGGAGGGGGGCTCGGCACCCTCGCCCTCCTTACAAAGCAGGAGATACTGCTCGTCGTGGTGGGCGGCATATTCGTCGTCGAGGCCCTTTCGGTCATATTCCAGGTGGCCTCCTACAAGTTGAGCGGCCGCAGGGTCTTCGCCATGGCGCCCATACACCACCACTTCGAGCTCAAGGGATGGGCCGAGCCGAAGATAATCGTGAGGTTCTGGATAATAGCCATCATACTCTCGCTCATAGCAATAAGCACCTTGAAGCTCAGGTAG
- the murF gene encoding UDP-N-acetylmuramoyl-tripeptide--D-alanyl-D-alanine ligase, protein MATVSGQPSPPGSGGAVRPRPRTYSIDELAAAMDAAVSGRRQTAVRGFSTDTRRISPGELFFALRGGNFDGHDFAAEAVKRGAIGVVASRHLDLPPGTALLVVDDTLRALGDTARYVRSLHGLPVITVTGSAGKTTTKDMTAVILSAGRRVHRTEGNRNNLIGLPLTLLDLSPRHEACVVELGISLPGEMERLAEIAAPDVAVITNIGRGHVGGLGSVEGVARAKTSLFASLGTGGVRVVNIDDPWIARMEKDLLGRGALRGERITFRPSPGPGKADVTVRDVEVDGFSLSVVYDVRGTAARVRFPSPWVCNAANGAAAAAAALALGATAGEIETGLDGFVPEGARMRIVRSGGLTILDDTYNANPESVVEALRALSASKGRKVAVMGEMLDLGDEAETAHREVGAAAADLGIDVVVAVGDYAAQVMEGAASAGRKTALHPFASKREAARSLKAILKEGDTVLVKGSRAAAMEEIIKTLVTEDSD, encoded by the coding sequence GTGGCCACCGTAAGCGGCCAGCCTTCGCCACCGGGAAGCGGCGGAGCCGTCCGCCCGCGGCCCCGGACCTACTCGATCGACGAGCTCGCCGCCGCAATGGACGCCGCGGTGAGCGGACGCCGGCAGACGGCGGTCAGAGGCTTTTCGACCGACACGCGGCGCATCAGCCCGGGAGAGCTCTTCTTCGCCCTCAGGGGCGGGAACTTCGACGGCCACGACTTCGCCGCCGAGGCGGTAAAGCGCGGGGCTATCGGCGTGGTGGCGAGCCGGCACCTTGATCTGCCGCCGGGGACGGCCCTTCTCGTGGTGGACGACACGCTCCGGGCCCTCGGAGATACGGCCCGTTACGTGAGGTCGCTTCACGGGCTGCCGGTGATCACCGTCACCGGCTCGGCCGGCAAGACGACGACCAAGGACATGACGGCCGTGATCCTCTCGGCGGGACGCCGGGTCCACAGGACCGAGGGCAACAGGAACAACCTCATAGGGCTGCCCCTTACCCTGCTCGACCTGAGCCCCCGGCACGAGGCCTGTGTCGTCGAGCTCGGCATAAGCCTGCCCGGCGAGATGGAGAGGCTCGCCGAGATAGCCGCGCCCGACGTTGCGGTGATAACCAACATAGGCCGGGGCCACGTGGGCGGGCTCGGCTCGGTAGAGGGTGTGGCCAGGGCCAAGACAAGCCTCTTCGCCTCGCTCGGAACCGGAGGCGTGAGGGTGGTGAACATCGACGACCCGTGGATAGCGCGCATGGAGAAGGACCTTCTCGGCCGCGGCGCGCTCAGGGGCGAGAGGATAACCTTCCGCCCTTCTCCAGGTCCGGGGAAGGCCGACGTGACGGTACGGGACGTCGAGGTCGATGGCTTTTCGCTCAGCGTCGTCTACGACGTGAGGGGGACCGCGGCGCGGGTGCGTTTCCCCTCGCCCTGGGTGTGCAACGCCGCAAACGGCGCTGCCGCCGCGGCCGCCGCCCTCGCGCTGGGAGCGACGGCCGGCGAGATAGAGACGGGGCTCGACGGCTTCGTCCCAGAGGGAGCGAGGATGCGCATCGTGCGAAGCGGCGGGCTCACCATACTGGACGATACGTACAACGCAAACCCCGAATCCGTCGTCGAGGCCTTGCGGGCCCTCTCCGCCTCGAAAGGCAGGAAGGTCGCCGTCATGGGCGAGATGCTCGACCTCGGCGACGAGGCCGAGACGGCCCACAGAGAGGTGGGCGCCGCGGCGGCGGACCTCGGCATAGACGTGGTGGTGGCCGTCGGCGACTACGCCGCCCAGGTCATGGAAGGAGCAGCGTCGGCGGGACGCAAGACCGCGCTCCACCCCTTTGCGTCGAAAAGGGAGGCCGCACGCTCCCTGAAGGCCATACTGAAAGAGGGAGACACGGTGCTCGTAAAGGGATCAAGGGCCGCAGCCATGGAAGAAATAATAAAAACCCTCGTCACCGAAGACTCTGATTGA